The sequence GGCTGGCGCCCTTCCTCAATCGCTGATGATAGCTCCAGCATTTCGTGAATAAATGTATGCTCGAAACCAATCGTATGACCTGGCGGCCACCACGCTTCTGCATATTCATGTGCAGGATCAGTAGCGAGCACCCGGCGAAAGCCCTGTACATCCTCAGCATCAGAGGTGAGATAAACCTCCAGTTCATTCATCCGTTCGAAATCGAATTTCACACTGCCAAGACTGCCGTTAATCTCAAAAGAATTCGTAGAGCGATGACCGGCAGCAAACCGTGTAGCCTCAAAGCTACCGATGGTACCGTTTACAAAACGGGCCAAGAACAGTGTGGCATCATCTACAGTGACGGCTCCCTTAGGAGCATTTGTATCGCCTTTGGCACTTAATCCAGTCATTTCAGTAGCGAGCGGACGCTCTTTGATGAAGGTTTCACTCATCCCAATGACTTCCTGCACATCACCCACCAAGAAATGAGCTAGATCAATTAGATGAGCACCAAGATCTCCGTGCGAGCCTGAACCGGCAATTTCCTTTTGCAATCTCCACACTAATGGAAAATTGGGGTCCAATATCCAATCCTGCAAAAAGCAGGCGCGAAAATGATAGATCTTGCCAAGTCGTCCACTCTCCACCAGCTTCTTCGCCAGCCTGACAGCTGGAGAGAACCTGTAGTTGAAGCCGACCATATGAGCGACACCAGCTTCTTCTGCAGCCTGCAGCATTTCACGGGAATCGGCCAAGTTCAACGCTAATGGCTTCTCGCAGAAAATATGCTTGCCAGCCTTCACGGCAGCCAACGCTATTTCTTTATGTGCATTGCTTGGCGCATTAATATCAATAAGATCAATATCCGCGCGGGAGATCAAATCCTTCCAATCTGTTACACTTTCAGCCCAGCCAAACTGCTCTCTTGCCTTGTCCAAGTCCTCGGCATTACGTCCACAAATCACGGACATTTCCGGTTTCAAAGCCTTTGGGAAGAACATGGGCAGACTTCGGTAGGCATTGCTATGAGCTTTGCCCATAAATTTGTAACCAATCATTCCAATGCGCAGCTGTTTCATCTAAGTCCTCCTCGATTTATTGATCTGGGATGAAGCACGAATGATAAGCTCAGTGGGAAGTTTAATCCGAACTTTCTGGACAGATGCATCCGGATCGCCGTCAGGCATCTCCAGTACCTTGGCAGCAGCTAGCTCACCCAGCCGATAAAAGGGAACCCGCACACTGCTGAGCGCAGGGGTTGTAAGTTCAGCGGCATCCGAATCGTCATAACCAACGATAGCAGGCATGCGTTCAGCCGAGACGCCCAGCTCCCGCAAACCCTGCTGCAGGCCAATGGCCATTCGATCATTGGCGGCAACAATGCCGTCGATCTGTTCGAGTCGTGTAACCATCTCTTTAGCGGCAGCTACACCACTCCTGCGGCTGAAATTGCCTTCGAACTGCAGCGTTGAGTCAAGTGCAATTCCCGCCTCAGTTAAAGCACGAGTATATCCTCGCATGCGGTCACGACTGTTCGAGTAAGCTTCAGGACCATTGAGGAAGGCGATTCGCGTGCAGCCTTGTTCCAACAAATGAGTTACGGCCTGCCAGCTGCCTTCCACATGATCCGCATCCACCTCATGAAAGGACTCCCCTTCAAAATGCTGATTGATCAGGCAGAAAGCATGCCCTTCCTCCTTCAGAAGTCGTAGCGCTGTCAGTTCGCCGGGCTCCTCTTTCGCACCCAGTACAATACATGCATCAACCTTTCGCATCCGAAACAATCCACAATAGTCCATTGGCTCATTGGCATCACGAAACAGCATTAGCAGATCATAGCCCTCTTCTCTTGCTTTACTCCCGATTCCGCTTAGGATTTCCGAGAAATAATAAGCGGAGAACAACCGTGCCTTCGGCAAATAAGGCATAACCACGCCCAAATTCCCACTTCGTCTGCGCGCAAAGCTGCGGGCTAAGGAGCTGGGTGTATAGCCAAGCTTAGCTGCCGCCGCCAGCACTCGCAATTTCGTCTCTTCCTTCAGTGGGCCAACATTGTTGAGCACGCGGGATACTGTGGCTTCTGAGACGCCTGCCAGCTCAGCAACCTCTTTTCGGCTGGTGATAAGAAATCCTCCTCTAAAAAAAACATCAATGTACACGCGTACATTTTCTCACGAAGTTTGCTTGAGGTCAATCCCCTCTAGACATAAATCGAAGGAAATATTTATAAACGCTACTTTTTCTTGAGTATATTTTGTACAGTAGAATCCTCTTCCATCGCCAAAGTTTCGGACCACTGGGATAAAATGCAAACCATCATCTAATACTAGGTCTACGAAAATGGAGGTGAAGTTCATGCCCAAAAATAGCGCCGATCCCAAAAAGGACCCTACGGATAATCGCGCAGATCAGAAAAACAATCAACAGAAAAATGGCTATACTAAAGATGAAAAAGAGATGTTGAATATCAATAAAGCTGACGATTATGTCCCAAGTATAAATGGCATTTCCAAAAATAAAATCTAAATAACTTGAAGGCTGCCTATGCGTATCTTTAAGATGCAAAAGCAGCCTTTCTTGTCTCACCAACCTTCAAGTTCTGTTAGCAATACACCTTTTTTGGAAAGCGTCAGACTCTGATTACTGGTAAAACCTTCAACACTCTGAATTCTCTTCGTAATAAATGAAAACTCATAAACCTTAGTGAAATTACCATTCAGAGTAAAACTAACCTTACTTTCATCTGGAATAAATACCATCGAACATTGAGTTGGATAGTCTCCACTGTGCTGCACGGTTTCCTGAAGCACGTCGAATCCAGATTGCAAATTAAAGGTTTCTTTATGATCAGTAATCATGTCACATGCCTTAATATATCTATCTTCCCCTGGTCCATTTACAAGCCTATTTTCACTACTGATATATTCAGATAAAGGGAAATTAGTAAGTACCATGAAATCCTTATTACTGCTGTTTGAGTCCATTTCAAGATGTTTTCTTCCTGGCTCAACAATGTAAGTCTCGCGATTCCTTCCAGCTATCATACTATGTACACTTTGGTTGGGAACATTAACAATGGCATTACTATCTAAATAATCAGGTAATTGCGCTAACTCCATCTGTCCTGAAAGAACTTCATCAAATAACTTCATGATGTGTATGCAATTTTTCCCCCGTCTATAATTGCCTGCTTCAATGGGATCAACCATCAACAAATTCATAAATGTACCCCGACCATTCATTCCGAACGCTGGATAGAATTGTCCATTGTCATTCTGTAGAACTAGAAGCTGATCGTCTCCTAGCAGAGCTATTTTAATGGGTCTACGGGAAATATCGAAGTTCATACCAATAACTGTCTTGTCTGCATGAACAACGAAGCTTGTGCACATGGAGAAAACCTCCTACGTGATAGATCATTAGTATTTCCTACTGAGCAACTGTATAGTGTCCTGTTACATAAGTCCTTTATAGGCCACGCCATCGATCATCATCAGACAGTCTGCATCAATAAATTCGGATGTCGAAGTCATTCTTGCTGGAAATTTATCTTTTTCAAAATACTCACTAAACACCCGTTCCATCTCAGGCAGGTCTGTAATGTATTTAAGGTATACATTTACCTTAACGATATTCTCCAGGGGTACATCGACTTGAAGCAGCGTTTTCTTGGCTCTTCGCTCTACTGGATGGGTAACGCTGCATAGAAATAGCTTCATAGATACTTTGGTATCCATAGATTCTTAAGGAAATGGTATAAATGGAAAGGGGTAAAGACCGGTTTAGGACCTCTGTGCGGCAAGCGCTGACAGTCGATTTTTGTTAGCGGTCATGTATACCATTGCGATTAAATTGTGGACGTTTCTATACCCGCGTGCTTTTCGTTTGGACGCTTGCACCAATCCATTAATGCCTTCAAGCAAGCCATTGGTCATCCGGCTATGGAACCAACGAAGAATGCCTTCTTCATGTTGCTTTACGGTCTTGGCCAGATCCATCATCGGTTCCAACTGCGAACGTCTAGCCCAGCTTAACCATTCTCGCAAGTAAACGTCAGCAAACACATGTGGAGTTATCCATAGCTCCTGCATTGCTAATTTCAAGCGATAAGCTCGTCCGGTTTTTAAGTTTTGGTCCTTGAGGCTTTGTAGGGTTTCTCGTTGTTCCGCCTTCAAATGAGCTTCATTCTTTAACCATAAAAATTTGCTCCGTTTGAGTCTAGGCTCTTCTTTCTGCTCGGTTTTGCGCACCTCATCTACAGCATCATTAACCATCTTCATGACGTGGAACTTATCAAAAGTAATTTCAACTGTAGGGAAATGCTCTTTAATTCCTCCAATAAAGGAGGGAGACATATCACAACATATTTCCTGTATTTGCACGGGTTCTACGCCTTTTCGAAGGAGATGCTGCTTGAAACGTGCCAGGGTATCTTTCCCTTTTCCTTCCGTTGCGAAAAGTATCGTTTTGGTATCCACGTCCACAAACAAGGTAATATAACGATGACCTCGGCGTGAGGACGTTTCGTCGATGGCGATCCGCCGAACAGAGGTCAAGTCCAGCTCGTTCATGGCTTGTTCAACGTAGTGATGAAAGATTCGCCACATCCGTGTATCGTGCTCTCGTAATTCACGCGCTGCTGCATTCACCGGCATTTCAGCCATTAATCGCATTGCCCAAGCGTCAAAATCCAAAGTGAAATGCGACAACGGACGTGACCACTTCACCGAAATCATCGTGATCTTATTGCATTTTTTGCAGTCGGTTCGAGGAACCCGAGCATGAATATAGGTTTTCCATTTCCAAACATCAAGATGGCGCCACTGCTTTTTTTCTGCATCGTAGGCCTTGCAAAGTGTCCCACAATGCGGACAGGGAAAGAGGGCTCCACGTTCAAAGTCAATAAATAAGTGCCACGCTTCTTCTTGCGGATCATGCTCAATATCCACTAATTTCCATGGTTCTTCCAAGTCTAACATGATCTTGAACACATCATTCATTAGATTATCTTGCTTGCTTAATGGGGTCCACATCTTCCATCCCGCCCTCGTAATTTTCTTACTAGACAGTATGGACACTTTCTCTATTAAACAGACATGTAACATTCACTTTAGCGAAGAAGCGTTTTCTTTAAGTGTACAAAGGTATCGTGAATCTGTTCTGTAAAACTGTCTCCAAATCCTCTATGCAATCCGAGATAGACTGAATCTCCAGCTACAACTGCAGTTGAATAACTAAATGGAGTTGGTATTCTTGTATTCATCAGGTCAAACCGGTTGAACACCCTTATGCTGGACACTGCACCCCTTAACCAGATGCTTTCATAAAATAACTCGAATTTGCTCTTCTTTCCTTCGATTTCTGCATTTTAGACCTTGATTTCTTTAGGTTTTACCAAGTTTTTCTGTAGGGCATCGATATATTCGTAGGGAGATAGGTCGTAAATACTCCCATGAATCCTTTGCTGATTATAGTCCTGAATAAACTGCGTAACGATCTCGTAGGTCTCAGGATACGACTCGAATTCATGCCTTTGATAACATTCCGCCTCCAAAATAGAATGGAAAGATTCGATGTGCGCATTCTTATTTGGCGTTCGTGGAGGAATTCGTTCATGAGTGATTCCAAACGTTTCACAAGCTTCTTCAAACCGGTGACTGATGAACTGTGGACCATTATCAGAGCGGATGAACGGCTTCTCTTCCTTGGGCTTATCAAATAGCTGACGCTTCATCAGGGCTTCCTGTGTAATCTGAACCAGATGCCTCGCTTCACAAGTTAAGCCGAGGTGATACGAAATAATGGCACGATCGAATACGTCTAAGATGCACATTATGAAGAAAAACCGACACTCACCCGCCATCCAGCCATACTTTATATCCGTCTCCCACAACTGATTAGAGCCCGTAATCACACGGTTGTTTGCGAGTCTTCGGGGATGTTTCAGTTTCAACTCACGCTGCGGACGCAAGACATTCAACTGCGTACACAGCCTGTAGATTTTCTTCTTGTTAATCACAAGTTGGTGGCGTCTTTTTAGAAGAACGGTCAGCTTGCGGTACCCAAACGAGGCTCCCTCACCCGCCAAGAACTCCATAAGCCATTCACAGATTTCTTCGTCGCTCACGCGAGTTCCAGTGGTGGTATACGAGTATCCGGGTGCAGGACGCCCTACCCTTTGAATCGGATTCTGTGCCGTTTCTTTGACATGGGCATAGTACGTTGAGCGTTCGACTTCGAGTACACGGAGCACCAGGCTAATTGAATGCCCTTTATCGATATATTTACGAGCAATTTCTATTTTATCCGTAAGTTTGGGTTCGTTTTTTTTAGTAGGTCTTTGAGAATTTCCCTTTCCAGGGCTTGTTCCGCGAGTAGCTTCTTCAGTTTTTCATTCTCATGCTCAAGCTGTTTAAAATCTTCAGCGGTGGGGATAAACTGGGCTTGTCTTTTGCTCGTACCGTCTAACTGATCTACATCTTTACGATTCAGATCTCTTGCCCATCGTAATACCATCTTGGGATCTAGTTCATGCTGTCTAGCAACCGCTGTAAAGTTCCCAATCTCTTTCCCTTTTCGAACGACTTCCTGCTTGAAATTTAGATCATATTGTACACGCTTCATAACGTTCCCCTCCGTCTACTATTGTATTTGAATAAGGGGTGTACTGTCCAAATCTTCTAGGGGGCTAAATAGATACCTCCTAATAGTTTTATGTGTAAGCGTAAAATCCAGCATACCTGTAAACCCTAAGCCAGTCATGAGATTATAGGCATATCTTCGACGGGCATGCTGTATCGTCTCCTGGAATGCGGAACTTTCCATCTAGGTTATAATAAACACAGAACTATTTCCGTTTATCTTTCATAGCAAAAAAGAGCATTACTATTAGAACAATAACAGCCAACCCTCCATTAAGATAAACATCAATCATTCGGCCACGTACAAATTTCGAAACGGCTCCAGAAGCCAACAATAAAAATAATATTCCGAGAGCAAGGTATTTATTTTTTTTCACAAATTCCGTAAGCATTGCAACATCTCTCCTTGATATGATTTATTATGCCTAAGAATAAAGTGTCCTTATTTAGGTCTCTAGTTGCTTTTTCTTGAAAACGTAAATAGACATATACAGTAGTAGAATTATCGACAATGAAGTTACTATTAGCACTAACGATAAATGAGAAGCA comes from Paenibacillus sp. 19GGS1-52 and encodes:
- a CDS encoding Gfo/Idh/MocA family oxidoreductase, yielding MKQLRIGMIGYKFMGKAHSNAYRSLPMFFPKALKPEMSVICGRNAEDLDKAREQFGWAESVTDWKDLISRADIDLIDINAPSNAHKEIALAAVKAGKHIFCEKPLALNLADSREMLQAAEEAGVAHMVGFNYRFSPAVRLAKKLVESGRLGKIYHFRACFLQDWILDPNFPLVWRLQKEIAGSGSHGDLGAHLIDLAHFLVGDVQEVIGMSETFIKERPLATEMTGLSAKGDTNAPKGAVTVDDATLFLARFVNGTIGSFEATRFAAGHRSTNSFEINGSLGSVKFDFERMNELEVYLTSDAEDVQGFRRVLATDPAHEYAEAWWPPGHTIGFEHTFIHEMLELSSAIEEGRQPVPNFHDGVKCQAVLEAVERSIDERRWVELSEM
- a CDS encoding LacI family DNA-binding transcriptional regulator translates to MYIDVFFRGGFLITSRKEVAELAGVSEATVSRVLNNVGPLKEETKLRVLAAAAKLGYTPSSLARSFARRRSGNLGVVMPYLPKARLFSAYYFSEILSGIGSKAREEGYDLLMLFRDANEPMDYCGLFRMRKVDACIVLGAKEEPGELTALRLLKEEGHAFCLINQHFEGESFHEVDADHVEGSWQAVTHLLEQGCTRIAFLNGPEAYSNSRDRMRGYTRALTEAGIALDSTLQFEGNFSRRSGVAAAKEMVTRLEQIDGIVAANDRMAIGLQQGLRELGVSAERMPAIVGYDDSDAAELTTPALSSVRVPFYRLGELAAAKVLEMPDGDPDASVQKVRIKLPTELIIRASSQINKSRRT
- a CDS encoding Rid family hydrolase, coding for MKLFLCSVTHPVERRAKKTLLQVDVPLENIVKVNVYLKYITDLPEMERVFSEYFEKDKFPARMTSTSEFIDADCLMMIDGVAYKGLM
- a CDS encoding ISL3 family transposase, which produces MWTPLSKQDNLMNDVFKIMLDLEEPWKLVDIEHDPQEEAWHLFIDFERGALFPCPHCGTLCKAYDAEKKQWRHLDVWKWKTYIHARVPRTDCKKCNKITMISVKWSRPLSHFTLDFDAWAMRLMAEMPVNAAARELREHDTRMWRIFHHYVEQAMNELDLTSVRRIAIDETSSRRGHRYITLFVDVDTKTILFATEGKGKDTLARFKQHLLRKGVEPVQIQEICCDMSPSFIGGIKEHFPTVEITFDKFHVMKMVNDAVDEVRKTEQKEEPRLKRSKFLWLKNEAHLKAEQRETLQSLKDQNLKTGRAYRLKLAMQELWITPHVFADVYLREWLSWARRSQLEPMMDLAKTVKQHEEGILRWFHSRMTNGLLEGINGLVQASKRKARGYRNVHNLIAMVYMTANKNRLSALAAQRS
- a CDS encoding IS3 family transposase, translating into MLRVLEVERSTYYAHVKETAQNPIQRVGRPAPGYSYTTTGTRVSDEEICEWLMEFLAGEGASFGYRKLTVLLKRRHQLVINKKKIYRLCTQLNVLRPQRELKLKHPRRLANNRVITGSNQLWETDIKYGWMAGECRFFFIMCILDVFDRAIISYHLGLTCEARHLVQITQEALMKRQLFDKPKEEKPFIRSDNGPQFISHRFEEACETFGITHERIPPRTPNKNAHIESFHSILEAECYQRHEFESYPETYEIVTQFIQDYNQQRIHGSIYDLSPYEYIDALQKNLVKPKEIKV
- a CDS encoding transposase, whose amino-acid sequence is MKRVQYDLNFKQEVVRKGKEIGNFTAVARQHELDPKMVLRWARDLNRKDVDQLDGTSKRQAQFIPTAEDFKQLEHENEKLKKLLAEQALEREILKDLLKKTNPNLRIK